The [Clostridium] scindens ATCC 35704 nucleotide sequence TCTCGACGAACATTTCTCCCTCTCCAGTGGTCAACCACATATAATCAACGCTAAATTCACGACAGATCGATTTTATATTTGCGTCGGTGAGAGAATTTTCACCTTTTTCTATTTTAGAAACCGCTGCTTTTTTAATTCCGAGCCTATCACCGAATTTTTCAAGTGTAAGACCGAGGGTCTTTCGCACTTCCTTGACACGCTCATTCTGCGTCATATAGTATCACCTCCCTTGTTTTTCTCAAGCATATCACGGTAACTGACAAAAATCAATAAAAAAGTTTCCTCAAGATACAAAAAAGTATTGACAAAGTATCTACGAGATATTATGATGTATCTACAAGATACAAACAGGAGGTGAAAAGAATTGCCGAAACATCAAATTTCAAATGTTAGAACACGAGGAACGGGAGCGATTGAAAAAATTATTTTCTACAAAACGGAGGTCTCTGAACATCAAGAGATTAGAGTGAGAGCGGAATTTGAGGGCGACCCCGAACCGGAACAAATCAAACAGATTTCAGAAGTTGTAGAAAAGGCAGCGAAAGAAATAGGAAAGATTGTGGAGGAGTGGTGACGCACTCCTCCGTGAAAATCATTTCAGATTGCGAATATGTTGAGCAAAGTCGTGTGTTTCAACACATGCCTTGATAGCAGATGCAAGCAAACGCTCAAATTCTTCCTTTGAAAGGTCGGAAACTTTGTCAAATTTAATGTCACTTTCATCAAAAGAACGTTCAATCGCAGTCTTGAAATCATTGTGATGAACAGCCATGTTTTCACCTCCTGTCACATTGAAATGGTTGCACATTTATTATATGGCGGGAGACACAACAGGGCAAGAAAGAACAGGAGGAAACAGTATGGAACATATACAAGTGAAAAGAATTTTTTATCTCTGCGATGGAGAGCGAGAAAATTGCAAGAAAAGAAACTGTTATAAAAACGGAGGAGATTGCAGACACACGACTGACATCAGCCATGCGATGAATTTCGAGAGGCGAGGGAAATACAAAAACGGGAGTTTCTATGAAAAAGAGAATGTCTCAAGAAATGAAACATCCTCCACGGATTAAATAAAGTTAGACAGAAAAGAAAGAACAGGAGGGAAACAAGATGGAACATATCAAAGTGAACAGCGTATCAGAGGCATGGAGGGCAGCAGCAAGGATTTTCCCGACAGATTATGAAATGAATGAGGAGAGCAGCAAACGGGCGGGTTATCCAATATATGAGACAACATCGACAGACGAGCGTTTTTTCGGATTTCACATTTCAGACCTAAACACAAGGCTAGAGGTAAACATGGGAAACGAAACGGTGACGATTTGGATTGAGGAGGACGCATTTGAAATTGTAGTCAAAGGACTGACTGAGGAGGAAAAAGAAAGCCTCAAGGAAGTTGTTGACAAGGAAATCCGAAGAATCAAATACCGGAGACATAAGGCTGAAACCTCAAATCTCCGGTATGTGATAGACCTAAATTCATAGCAAATTAGAACTCATGTGAACAGCGGTTGCAATTTGCTCATTGAGTTCGGATTCGTTTTCGGGTGCATAGATGTTATCAAATTCTATGCACTCCGAAGAATCGAAAGCACAAAGAGAGAGTTCTGCGGGAACGGGTTCTCCACCGTCTGAATCGTCAAGAGGCTCAAGAATGGAAAGTTGCACATATTGTTTTCCGGTACGACGAGCATCTTGAACGAGAGAGCGGAGTTCTGAAATGCTAACAATGATTGAATCTCTCATGAAATCACCTCCTTGTATTGATTATACAATGCAGGACGGAAAAATAAAAGCCGAAACGGGGCAGCAGTCGCCCCGTCAGCGTCCGGATGGCGACCGACGCTCTGACGATGGCAAGCCGAAAGACAGCGTCGGAATACCGTGAGAAACATGGCAGCGGGTGAACTTGCTAAAAGGTTCATAGTTGGATGACAGGTTTTCGGTGACTTTTTAAGGTGAAAAGACACAACACGGTAAATTCAGCCGGAACAGAGGCGAGGTCATGAACAGACCGAGAGAGCCTCCACAGGAGGAAACAGGATGCAGGAAATGAAATATTTCAACGAGGGAAATGATTGCGACATCTGCAAAAACCAACTCATGACAGGACGAGACGGAACGGTCGAGGATTGCAGGAGGAGACAGAATGGGTTGTCATGCAGATTCGAGGAGCGTGACATTCGGACATGTCCGGTGTGCGAACATGAGGTTGATCGTGAGGATATGTATTTCACAAAGGATTGTCATGGAATCCCGTTCAGACTGGTGTGCGACAGATGCTATCAGAGAATCATGTCAAAAGGATATGACGGGGAATATTACACAGAGGCAGACGAACAGATTGAGGATGACTATTGAGAGCCGAAACGGGCAACAGTCGCCCGTCTGTGTGGGATGACCGCCCACGCATTGACAAGGCAGGTCAGAACAGGAGGTCAGACGGATGGAAGTCGGACGTATATTGCCAACCGAGGCAGCAGTCATATTGAATGTATCACCGCAATTCATCCGAATAGCGATGCAGCAAGGGAAACTCCCTATCGGAACAGCGGTGCAGATGTCATCAATATGGACTTATCACATTTCGGAGAAACTGCTTGCAGATTATTCCGGAAAAGACATACAGGCAGAACTTGAGAGAATCAGAGGAAAGAGAGGAGCGTGACATATATGTCAAAGGATGAAAGAAAAGAAATGATTGAGAATATCGCAGAGCGGTTCACACAGATGGATGACGTTGACAAGTCCTATATTGCCGGATATATGGCAGGAAAACAGGAGGAACGTCAGAAATGGGAGCAGCAGGGCAAGACAGCGGTTGCAACAGCGTAAAAACAGAACAGCAGGAGGAAAAGACAATGGAAATCAATATTTTTAACACAAACAAAAAGTATGACGTAATTTATGCAGATCCCCCATGGCGGTATAACGATAGGAAATGTAATGGAGCATGTGAACACCATTATGACACCATGACACTGGAAGAAATCAAGAAGTTACCAATCAAAGAGTTATGCGAAAAAGATTGTGTTTTGTTCTTGTGGACTACATATCCAATGTTGAAAGAGGCATTAGAAGTGATGGAGGCATGGGGATTCAAGTATAAAAGTATTGCATTTCAGTGGATAAAATTGAACCGTAGCGGAAACGGAAAATTTTTCGGGTTAGGAAGATGGACACGAGGAAATACAGAGCCGTGTCTACTTGCAGTAAAAGGAAAACCGAGCAGAAAAAGCAACTCTGTGTCACAGTTGATTGAGTACCCATTGGGAAAACATTCAGCAAAACCGCCAATTACAAGAGACAAAATAAAAGAATTGATGGGAGAGGAGTGCAAATGTCTTGAATTATTCGCAAGAAATAATATTGAGGGTTGGGATTGTTGGGGAAATGAAGTTGGAAAGATGGATGAGGTGATTTGAAAAAATGATATACATTTGTTCACCGTATAAAGCGAAAGACGAGGAGACCTTACAACGCAATATTGAGTATGCGAGAGAACTGACAAGAGAGGCACTGCTGCGGGGCGAAAGTCCTGTGACAGTTCATCTATACATGACACAGTGTCTCAACGAGACAGAACAGCAGGAACGAGAACTAGGTCTTGCAGCAGGGAGAGAAATAATTCCGAGATGCGATGCAGTGATGGTCGGTGTGAGACATGGGATTTCAGCAGGAATGAAAGCCGAGATTGATTTTGCGAGGAGGTGCGGAGTACCGGTTCAATACATTCAAGAGTGAATATGCAGAGCATGAGAAAAAAGAGCAAAAAGAAAGGAGACCGTTGCAGCGGTCTCCCGTTTAGCAGTCTGTGTCAGACGCTTAAAACCTAAAAATATTATAGCAAATCTGACACCATATTGCAAGCATGAAAAAGCGGGGGGAAACCCCGTGATTCAAAGGGTTTCAGACCCTTTTGACGACCTTGTGATGGATAGTAACAAGTCGTTGAAAAGTATATATAAGGGCAGCAGGAGGAACGGTGTCAGAATGGCAAAGAGAAAGAAAGGGATGACGTTCATCCCGTATGACTATGAGGCAGCATACAACAAG carries:
- a CDS encoding MT-A70 family methyltransferase, yielding MEINIFNTNKKYDVIYADPPWRYNDRKCNGACEHHYDTMTLEEIKKLPIKELCEKDCVLFLWTTYPMLKEALEVMEAWGFKYKSIAFQWIKLNRSGNGKFFGLGRWTRGNTEPCLLAVKGKPSRKSNSVSQLIEYPLGKHSAKPPITRDKIKELMGEECKCLELFARNNIEGWDCWGNEVGKMDEVI
- a CDS encoding helix-turn-helix domain-containing protein: MTQNERVKEVRKTLGLTLEKFGDRLGIKKAAVSKIEKGENSLTDANIKSICREFSVDYMWLTTGEGEMFVETDDDFFERIDRIMAGENETRKNMIKMLLYASDDDIEAFDRLVDYYISLRAENKKD
- a CDS encoding DUF7768 domain-containing protein, which encodes MIYICSPYKAKDEETLQRNIEYARELTREALLRGESPVTVHLYMTQCLNETEQQERELGLAAGREIIPRCDAVMVGVRHGISAGMKAEIDFARRCGVPVQYIQE